A genomic region of Salvelinus alpinus chromosome 12, SLU_Salpinus.1, whole genome shotgun sequence contains the following coding sequences:
- the LOC139536128 gene encoding NCK-interacting protein with SH3 domain-like isoform X2, which yields MYRSLYAFRSAEPNSLHFGSGESFLILERSNKHWWLGSRCSSGETGYVPASYIERIQAPEQDEVLQSIDRAIEGIHNLAMKNGGKYNLEQRDMLQKLIHHRKETLSRRSPTPSSPKQGLSSSTSELSLSHNPQPLNGISRTMSESTDNVQGIYQVPPQPRRAAPITPPPPEKLRASRHPESSIPPPTGPATAAGTGLSPSVSSASLDSGSSHSVVSSDVSLPSVASTPPPVPSRVKPPPPPPDDLPPSDPSPQPAPSKKGPAPQPQPQPTPPPQPSTEDQSETDWPLAPPSVAESPPGSPTHSEPVPGTTGAELIELVRRNTGLSYDLSRVAVGVVVGHLQTTIPQASSDLEKVLLSLVESKDQSSALPQGQVCHDEQRLEVILGDLARHFDDSQQRSWALHEDHSLIACYLEELLKILTDADPDVCKRMCRVNHSEPVLSLVTYYQMEHRVSLRLLLLKVFGAMCSLDSALISTLLNSILPMELARDLQTDTQEHQKMCYTALVLTMIFSMGEQVPYHHYEHLNASFVQFLLDVVEDGLLSDPTEQLPDLCVNLILAFNLHLIVPSSNVIMQTVVKKNVKIFSEKIVLLLNRGDDPVCVFKHAPPAPHSVLKFLQDVFASRDSSDIFYRTDMMVMIDIAVRCISDLSPGDKLRMEYLSLMHSIIRSTDYLEHRHRLSDLQGALQRILREEDNSGADEGGATAKQMDKLIVQEMYKEFPQISES from the exons ATGTATCGGTCTCTGTATGCCTTTCGATCTGCGGAGCCCAACTCGCTCCACTTCGGGTCCGGCGAGAGCTTTCTGATCCTGGAACGCAGCAACAAACACTGGTGGCTCGGCTCACGCTGCAGTTCGGGCGAGACAGGCTACGTTCCCGCTTCTTACATCGAAAGGATTCAG GCTCCAGAGCAGGATGAGGTTTTACAATCTATCGACCGGGCCATCGAAGGGATCCATAACTTGGCCATGAAGAACGGGGGCAAATACAACCTGGAGCAGCGAGACATGCTACA GAAGTTGATCCATCACAGGAAGGAGACCCTGTCAAGGCGAAGTCCAACTCCATCCAGTCCTAAGCAGGGCCTGTCCTCCTCTACCAGCGAACTGTCCCTCAGCCACAACCCTCAACCACTCAATGGGATCAGCCGCACAATGTCAGAGAGTACTGACAATGTACAGGGGATTTACCAG GTGCCTCCTCAGCCCCGTCGTGCAGCACCCATAACTCCGCCTCCTCCTGAGAAACTAAGAGCCAGCCGACACCCAG AGTCATCCATTCCTCCTCCTACTGGCCCCGCCACTGCTGCAGGGACTGGCCTGTCCCCCTCTGTCAGCTCTGCCTCCCTGGACTCTGGTTCCTCCCACTCTGTGGTGTCCTCTGATGTCAGCCTTCCAAGCGTTGCCAGCACCCCGCCCCCAGTGCCAAGCCGTGTGAAGCCCCCGCCCCCTCCTCCAGACGACCTACCTCCCTCTGACCCCTCTCCCCAGCCAGCTCCCTCAAAGAAGGGCCCCGCACCCCAACCTCAACCTCAGCCCACTCCCCCACCACAGCCCAGCACTGAGGACCAATCAGAAACCGACTGGCCTCTTGCCCCGCCCTCTGTCGCTGAAAGCCCCCCCGGCAGCCCCACTCACTCAGAGCCTGTCCCCGGGACAACAGGGGCGGAGCTTATCGAGCTGGTGAGGAGGAACACGGGCCTGAGTTACGATCTGTCTCGGGTAGCGGTGGGTGTGGTCGTGGGTCACCTGCAAACTACCATACCTCAAGCCTCATCTGACTTAGAGAAAGTCCTCCTCTCATTGGTAGAGAGCAAG GATCAGAGTTCGGCGTTGCCACAGGGACAAGTGTGTCACGATGAACAGCGCTTGGAGGTCATCTTAGGCGACCTTGCCCGTCACTTTGATGACTCTCAGCAGCGCAGCTGGGCTCTTCACGAAGACCACTCTCTCATTGCATGTTACCTGGAGGAGCTGCTGAAGATACTG ACAGATGCAGATCCAGATGTGTGTAAGAGGATGTGCAGGGTCAACCACTCAGAGCCAGTGCTGTCACTAGTGACCTATTACCAGATG GAACACCGAGTGTCTCTACGCCTGCTGTTGCTCAAGGTGTTTGGGGCGATGTGTAGCCTGGACTCTGCCCTTATCTCCACCCTCCTCAACTCCATCCTGCCCATGGAGCTGGCCAGAGacctgcagacagacacacagg AACATCAGAAGATGTGTTACACAGCCTTGGTCCTGACTATGATCTTCTCTATGGGGGAGCAGGTGCCCTATCACCACTATG AGCACTTAAACGCTAGTTTTGTTCAGTTCCTGCTAGATGTGGTTGAGGACGGTCTTCTCTCTGACCCCACAGAGCAGCTCCCTGACCTCTGTGTCAATCTCATCCTGGCCTTTAACCTGCACCTCATAG TGCCCAGCAGCAACGTGATAATGCAGACTGTAGTCAAGAAGAACGTGAAGATCTTCTCTGAGAAAATAGTGCTTCTACTAAACAGAGGAG atgaCCCTGTGTGTGTCTTTAAACATGCTCCCCCTGCCCCACACTCAGTACTTAAGTTCCTGCAGGATGTCTTCGCCAGCCGAGACTCTTCAGACATCTTCTACCGCACGGACATGATGGTGATGATAGACATCGCTGTTCGATGCATCTCTGACCTCTCACCTGGGGACAAG TTGAGGATGGAGTACCTCTCCCTCATGCACTCCATCATACGCTCCACAGACTACCTGGAGCACCGGCACCGCCTCTCCGACCTGCAGGGCGCACTGCAAAGGATtctgagagaggaggacaacTCAGGAGCGGACGAGGGCGGGGCCACAGCTAAACAGATGGATAAGCTAATAGTGCAGGAGATGTACAAGGAATTCCCTCAGATCAGCGAGAGCTAG
- the LOC139536128 gene encoding NCK-interacting protein with SH3 domain-like isoform X1, translated as MYRSLYAFRSAEPNSLHFGSGESFLILERSNKHWWLGSRCSSGETGYVPASYIERIQAPEQDEVLQSIDRAIEGIHNLAMKNGGKYNLEQRDMLQKLIHHRKETLSRRSPTPSSPKQGLSSSTSELSLSHNPQPLNGISRTMSESTDNVQGIYQVPPQPRRAAPITPPPPEKLRASRHPAESSIPPPTGPATAAGTGLSPSVSSASLDSGSSHSVVSSDVSLPSVASTPPPVPSRVKPPPPPPDDLPPSDPSPQPAPSKKGPAPQPQPQPTPPPQPSTEDQSETDWPLAPPSVAESPPGSPTHSEPVPGTTGAELIELVRRNTGLSYDLSRVAVGVVVGHLQTTIPQASSDLEKVLLSLVESKDQSSALPQGQVCHDEQRLEVILGDLARHFDDSQQRSWALHEDHSLIACYLEELLKILTDADPDVCKRMCRVNHSEPVLSLVTYYQMEHRVSLRLLLLKVFGAMCSLDSALISTLLNSILPMELARDLQTDTQEHQKMCYTALVLTMIFSMGEQVPYHHYEHLNASFVQFLLDVVEDGLLSDPTEQLPDLCVNLILAFNLHLIVPSSNVIMQTVVKKNVKIFSEKIVLLLNRGDDPVCVFKHAPPAPHSVLKFLQDVFASRDSSDIFYRTDMMVMIDIAVRCISDLSPGDKLRMEYLSLMHSIIRSTDYLEHRHRLSDLQGALQRILREEDNSGADEGGATAKQMDKLIVQEMYKEFPQISES; from the exons ATGTATCGGTCTCTGTATGCCTTTCGATCTGCGGAGCCCAACTCGCTCCACTTCGGGTCCGGCGAGAGCTTTCTGATCCTGGAACGCAGCAACAAACACTGGTGGCTCGGCTCACGCTGCAGTTCGGGCGAGACAGGCTACGTTCCCGCTTCTTACATCGAAAGGATTCAG GCTCCAGAGCAGGATGAGGTTTTACAATCTATCGACCGGGCCATCGAAGGGATCCATAACTTGGCCATGAAGAACGGGGGCAAATACAACCTGGAGCAGCGAGACATGCTACA GAAGTTGATCCATCACAGGAAGGAGACCCTGTCAAGGCGAAGTCCAACTCCATCCAGTCCTAAGCAGGGCCTGTCCTCCTCTACCAGCGAACTGTCCCTCAGCCACAACCCTCAACCACTCAATGGGATCAGCCGCACAATGTCAGAGAGTACTGACAATGTACAGGGGATTTACCAG GTGCCTCCTCAGCCCCGTCGTGCAGCACCCATAACTCCGCCTCCTCCTGAGAAACTAAGAGCCAGCCGACACCCAG cAGAGTCATCCATTCCTCCTCCTACTGGCCCCGCCACTGCTGCAGGGACTGGCCTGTCCCCCTCTGTCAGCTCTGCCTCCCTGGACTCTGGTTCCTCCCACTCTGTGGTGTCCTCTGATGTCAGCCTTCCAAGCGTTGCCAGCACCCCGCCCCCAGTGCCAAGCCGTGTGAAGCCCCCGCCCCCTCCTCCAGACGACCTACCTCCCTCTGACCCCTCTCCCCAGCCAGCTCCCTCAAAGAAGGGCCCCGCACCCCAACCTCAACCTCAGCCCACTCCCCCACCACAGCCCAGCACTGAGGACCAATCAGAAACCGACTGGCCTCTTGCCCCGCCCTCTGTCGCTGAAAGCCCCCCCGGCAGCCCCACTCACTCAGAGCCTGTCCCCGGGACAACAGGGGCGGAGCTTATCGAGCTGGTGAGGAGGAACACGGGCCTGAGTTACGATCTGTCTCGGGTAGCGGTGGGTGTGGTCGTGGGTCACCTGCAAACTACCATACCTCAAGCCTCATCTGACTTAGAGAAAGTCCTCCTCTCATTGGTAGAGAGCAAG GATCAGAGTTCGGCGTTGCCACAGGGACAAGTGTGTCACGATGAACAGCGCTTGGAGGTCATCTTAGGCGACCTTGCCCGTCACTTTGATGACTCTCAGCAGCGCAGCTGGGCTCTTCACGAAGACCACTCTCTCATTGCATGTTACCTGGAGGAGCTGCTGAAGATACTG ACAGATGCAGATCCAGATGTGTGTAAGAGGATGTGCAGGGTCAACCACTCAGAGCCAGTGCTGTCACTAGTGACCTATTACCAGATG GAACACCGAGTGTCTCTACGCCTGCTGTTGCTCAAGGTGTTTGGGGCGATGTGTAGCCTGGACTCTGCCCTTATCTCCACCCTCCTCAACTCCATCCTGCCCATGGAGCTGGCCAGAGacctgcagacagacacacagg AACATCAGAAGATGTGTTACACAGCCTTGGTCCTGACTATGATCTTCTCTATGGGGGAGCAGGTGCCCTATCACCACTATG AGCACTTAAACGCTAGTTTTGTTCAGTTCCTGCTAGATGTGGTTGAGGACGGTCTTCTCTCTGACCCCACAGAGCAGCTCCCTGACCTCTGTGTCAATCTCATCCTGGCCTTTAACCTGCACCTCATAG TGCCCAGCAGCAACGTGATAATGCAGACTGTAGTCAAGAAGAACGTGAAGATCTTCTCTGAGAAAATAGTGCTTCTACTAAACAGAGGAG atgaCCCTGTGTGTGTCTTTAAACATGCTCCCCCTGCCCCACACTCAGTACTTAAGTTCCTGCAGGATGTCTTCGCCAGCCGAGACTCTTCAGACATCTTCTACCGCACGGACATGATGGTGATGATAGACATCGCTGTTCGATGCATCTCTGACCTCTCACCTGGGGACAAG TTGAGGATGGAGTACCTCTCCCTCATGCACTCCATCATACGCTCCACAGACTACCTGGAGCACCGGCACCGCCTCTCCGACCTGCAGGGCGCACTGCAAAGGATtctgagagaggaggacaacTCAGGAGCGGACGAGGGCGGGGCCACAGCTAAACAGATGGATAAGCTAATAGTGCAGGAGATGTACAAGGAATTCCCTCAGATCAGCGAGAGCTAG